One Gavia stellata isolate bGavSte3 chromosome 20, bGavSte3.hap2, whole genome shotgun sequence genomic region harbors:
- the LOC104257588 gene encoding sodium-dependent lysophosphatidylcholine symporter 1 yields the protein MEQLVVAGAEATSSSPWARKLLLPRHVLLKDTVVSAVMLPDGHEDAELHRLTQEGTLPQRRVVHRELQEKPGLPLCRKVCYAVGGIPYQMTGNALGFFLQIFLLDVVQLEPFHASLIIFLGRAWDAVTDPAVGFLVSKSPRRKYGKLVPWIACSMPFGVLCYCMMWSTLSDATPTSLKFLWYLFMYSFFQTCMTVSNMVPGADTSSYTCHHVPYSSLTMFLGGTQKDRDSATAYRMGMEVFSTLLGSGIQGQIVGSYHARMNGCYVSNETLPNTSTYSLADSLENTRRAYVFASLVLGSIYCLSCLILIFGVKEQPGPLSPLGKVELPFASCLRMIVGHKPYIQLLCGFLFASLAFQITQGIFAFFCTHAAGLAGKFQHLVLIMLITASLSIPFWQWFLGRFGKKTAVSLGLVLIIPALVAVTLVMHNFLAFVFLVIMAGCSMAVLYLLPWSMLPDTVDDFMLRNPSCLNLEALFYSFYVFFNKFAGGLAVGISTLSLHFAGYHAGGCTYNPSVILTLQLLMAPVPISLLLIAVIIFCLHPINEERRKQMRVEMEAMGHQVQCGHQE from the exons ATGGAACAA CTGGTGGTTGCTGGTGCTGAG GCAACTTCTTCCTCACCCTGGGCGAGGAAGCTTCTGCTTCCCCGCCACGTGCTGCTGAAGGACACGGTCGTGTCTGCAGTCATGCTTCCTGATGGTCATGAAGATGCTGAGCTGCACAGGTTGACTCAAGAAGGAACTCTCCCACAAAGAAGAGTGGTCCACAGAGAG CTGCAGGAGAAGCCTGGACTGCCGCTCTGCAGAAAGGTTTGCTATGCTGTTGGGGGCATTCCCTACCAGATGACAGGCAACGCCCTTGGGTTTTTCCTCCAAATCTTCCTGTTGGATGTTGTGCAG CTGGAGCCATTCCATGCCTCTTTGATCATTTTCCTTGGAAGAGCCTGGGATGCGGTTACTGACCCTGCTGTTGGCTTCCTGGTCAGCAAAAGCCCAAGGAGAAAATATGGCAAGCTGGTCCCATG GATTGCATGCTCCATGCCGTTTGGGGTGCTCTGCTACTGTATGATGTGGTCCACCCTCTCGGATGCCACCCCCACCTCCCTGAAATTCCTGTGGTACCTGTTCATGTACAGCTTCTTCCAGACTTGCATGACTGTAAGCAACATGGTGCCTGGGGCTGACACATCATCCTATACT TGCCACCACGTGCCGTACTCTTCCCTGACAATGTTCCTGGGAGGAACCCAGAAGGACCGTGACTCAGCCACTGCCTACA GAATGGGGATGGAGGTGTTCAGCACACTCCTTGGGTCAGGAATCCAGGGGCAGATTGTGGGCAGTTACCATGCCCGCATGAACGGCTGTTACGTGTCAAACGAGACCCTGCCCAACACAAGCACGTACAGCCTCGCAGACTCTCTGGAGAACACG CGTCGGGCCTATGTATTTGCATCCCTGGTCCTGGGCTCAATCTATTGCCTGTCCTGTCTGATTCTCATCTTTGGAGTTAAGGAGCAGCCTG GGCCCCTCAGCCCCCTGGGGAAGGTTGAGCTGCCCTTTGCCAGCTGCCTGAGGATGATCGTGGGACACAAGCCCTACATCCAGCTGCTGTGTGGCTTCCTCTTTGCATCCCTGGCCTTCCAG ATCACACAGGGGATCTTTGCCTTCTTCTGTACTCATGCCGCGGGGCTGGCCGGGAAGTTTCAGCATTTAGTGCTTATCATGTTG ATCACAGCTTCCCTTTCTATTCCCTTTTGGCAGTGGTTTTTGGGgagatttggaaagaaaacagcagtgtcACTGGGCCTGGTG ctgatcATCCCAGCCCTGGTAGCTGTCACCCTGGTTATGCACAACTTCCTGGCCTTCGTCTTCCTGGTGATCATGGCAGGCTGCAGCATGGCTGTGCTCTATCTTTTACCGTG GTCTATGCTGCCAGATACGGTTGATGACTTCATGCTGAGGAACCCCAGCTGCCTCAACCTGGAGGCTCTCTTCTACTCGTTTTACGTCTTCTTCAACAAGTTTGCAGGTGGCCTTGCTGTGGGGATATCGACACTGAGTTTACA TTTTGCAGGTTACCATGCTGGAGGCTGCACATACAACCCCTCCGTCATCCTCACCCTGCAGCTTCTCATGGCCCCAGTCCCAATAAGCCTGCTGCTCATTGCTGTAATCATCTTCTGCCTCCATCCCATCAatgaggagaggaggaagcagatgAGAGTGGAGATGGAGGCAATGGG GCATCAGGTACAGTGCGGACACCAAGAATAA